The Plasmodium falciparum 3D7 genome assembly, chromosome: 12 genome contains the following window.
taaaaaaaaaaaaaatttatatcttttatattattttaaaataattacttctatatttaaaaagtaaaaattattacCCTTAAATGgtatgtttataataatatatataaagtattatatatatatatatatatatatatatatatatatatatatatatatatttttttttttctaaaatgaATTGTACttgattatttaaaaaaaacatataatatttatttttatttgtttaaaaatgtatagaattaagtaaaataaatttatttttctatatatatatatatatatatatatatatataatctaataataatatttttttttttttttattttattttttttgtgttgttaaatattgttttgtaataataaaaatatattattttcaatatatatatatatatttatatatttatgtatccttttttttttttttttttttttttttttttttgtttctcttttttttcattaataatTTTCCGTACTGTAATAAACTacttttaacaaaaaaaaaaaaaaaaaaatcagaaCAATTTTGAAATGAGTaatgatttaataaatgGTTCTATTTTGCATTGTTTAGAAACAGCTAGTTTGGGTATGCCCCTGGAAGTATGGAAAACAAGAATGTGTGTTTACAGAAATGAAAATACAATTAAATcttttaagaatatatataataaagggCTAGGTCAATTTTATGCTGGTTTTTATGCAAAATTAATTGAAAGTGGTAGTAAAGGGGcagttttattattatctaaagaacaaataataaaagtttgTAATGATATGAATATTAACAAGACAACTAGTGGTTTTATTGGTGGAGCATGTGGAGGTATATGTCAATCATTGGTTATGACACCTTGTACATTTTTCATAACTGCTAGtattgataaaaaaattaattataaagaaaaattgatacatatatttaaaaatactgGAATTACAACTTTATATAAAGGGAACACTGCTATGTGTTTAAGACAAGGGACAAATTGGGCCAGCAGGCAAGGAATTACTGAATGGATAAGAAATATAGTtatggaaagaaaaaaaaatagaaaaaataaaaatgatgatataaataatgtaaaagGTATGATTTTTTCTGGAAATGATATTACAacagataaaataaaacataacaataataataataataataataatacaagcCAATCTAAATCACTTGAATTAACAACAAGTGAAGAACTTTTTTGTGGAATTGTTGGAGGTGCTCTTTCTGTTTGGAATAACCCTTTTGATGTGGTTCGGGTTTATATGCAGAATAatgcaaataaaaatattaagctTACATTTTTTCAgtcatttattcatttatataaagaaggTGGTATTCTATACCTCTATAAAGGTGTTATACCTCGATGTTTCCTTTGTATATGGCAAACGTTATTTATGGTTACTggcataaaaatattaaataaatatttttaattgcATTTGTAGATAATACAATATGGATTGTTATAATATGACAACCTCGTATTGTATAGCTTATAAgcaaatgtaaatatttataccATGCATTTtacaactatatatatatataggatatatatgaatatatattttttatttatttcctttttttttttttttttttttgagtataaaaatattgtttaaaaaaatgtataattaataacttattataaaaattgaaataaagtaaactattatattgtaaatatatatatatatatatatatatatatgtgcataaatatatttattaagactacgaaaaaaaataaaaataaataaatatataaaaataaataaataaatacaaataaataaataaatacaaataaataaataaatagtaatatatatatatatatatatatatatatatatgtataatataaatacataatttttCTATGTTTTTCCGTCAAAAAAACTTTTttgaacaaaaataaaaaacgaaatatattttttactaaCTAGTCAGTGGCATTTTCAACTTTATCATCcttcttaaaaaaatttttcatatcataaaatcgctttttttttatttcatatgctattttttttaataaattgaaATTCTTGTAATCTTTTTCTGCATATATATCTTTGATGGGAGGccctattttttttttgtgcatAAACcgttcataattattttgttccttcaaaatatttttatgaacagGTTCAGGCATTGCACACCCTGAAATTTTAGATATACGTACACATTCACCGTTCATCATATATCTCCTTTTGACAACTGT
Protein-coding sequences here:
- a CDS encoding citrate/oxoglutarate carrier protein, putative gives rise to the protein MSNDLINGSILHCLETASLGMPLEVWKTRMCVYRNENTIKSFKNIYNKGLGQFYAGFYAKLIESGSKGAVLLLSKEQIIKVCNDMNINKTTSGFIGGACGGICQSLVMTPCTFFITASIDKKINYKEKLIHIFKNTGITTLYKGNTAMCLRQGTNWASRQGITEWIRNIVMERKKNRKNKNDDINNVKGMIFSGNDITTDKIKHNNNNNNNNNTSQSKSLELTTSEELFCGIVGGALSVWNNPFDVVRVYMQNNANKNIKLTFFQSFIHLYKEGGILYLYKGVIPRCFLCIWQTLFMVTGIKILNKYF